Proteins encoded within one genomic window of Haloarcula marismortui ATCC 43049:
- a CDS encoding PTS fructose transporter subunit IIC translates to MSLTMTDQNRAESALRAHVTSVKEDLMTGVSFMIPFVTIGGIFLAVAYAIGDTQAVFENTGSAGWFLAQIGVAGLTIMVPILGGYIAYAIADRPGLAPGFLLAYILQQGNVVAEAATVIGISGGEAGAGYLGAIVAGLLAGYVARFFKNLDVPEFIQPMMPVLLIPVATMAVLTPIMLFVLGVPVALANEGLTSFLQSMQGGQAIVVGLILGGMMAFDMGGPVNKVAYVFATGLITEEIYAPMAAVMIGGMIPPIGLALSNFIAPHKYAAEMYENGKSGVVLGLSFITEGAIPYAAADPLRVIPAIVAGSAVGGATSMALGVTMPAPHGGIFVVLLSNQPLAFLGSILLGSLVTAVVATVIKPDFEDRVDTGAETSSTQPTDD, encoded by the coding sequence ATGTCGTTGACCATGACAGATCAAAACCGGGCCGAGAGTGCGCTTCGCGCTCACGTAACCTCCGTCAAGGAGGACCTGATGACGGGCGTATCGTTCATGATTCCCTTCGTGACTATCGGGGGTATCTTCCTCGCCGTCGCGTACGCGATAGGGGACACACAGGCAGTGTTCGAGAACACCGGCTCGGCAGGCTGGTTCCTCGCACAGATCGGCGTAGCCGGGCTGACAATTATGGTTCCGATCCTCGGCGGGTACATCGCGTACGCCATCGCCGACCGTCCGGGACTCGCCCCGGGGTTCCTGCTGGCGTACATTCTCCAGCAGGGAAACGTCGTCGCCGAAGCGGCAACAGTAATCGGTATCTCCGGTGGCGAGGCCGGTGCCGGCTACCTCGGTGCAATCGTCGCTGGGCTGCTGGCTGGGTACGTCGCACGCTTCTTCAAGAACCTCGATGTCCCCGAGTTCATCCAGCCGATGATGCCGGTGTTGCTAATCCCGGTCGCAACGATGGCAGTTCTGACGCCGATCATGTTGTTCGTTCTGGGCGTCCCCGTCGCACTCGCTAACGAGGGGCTGACGTCCTTCCTGCAGTCGATGCAGGGCGGTCAGGCTATCGTCGTCGGCCTCATCCTCGGCGGGATGATGGCCTTCGACATGGGTGGCCCGGTCAACAAGGTCGCCTACGTGTTCGCGACCGGACTCATCACCGAAGAAATCTACGCGCCGATGGCGGCGGTGATGATCGGTGGGATGATTCCGCCGATCGGCCTCGCACTCTCGAACTTCATCGCCCCGCACAAGTACGCGGCTGAGATGTACGAGAACGGAAAAAGCGGCGTCGTGCTCGGTCTGTCGTTCATTACAGAGGGTGCGATTCCGTACGCGGCCGCGGACCCGCTCCGCGTTATCCCGGCTATTGTCGCTGGCAGTGCTGTCGGCGGTGCGACATCGATGGCCCTCGGCGTCACGATGCCTGCGCCCCACGGCGGTATCTTCGTTGTCCTCCTGTCAAACCAGCCGCTCGCATTCCTGGGCAGCATCCTGCTGGGTTCGCTTGTGACGGCTGTTGTTGCGACAGTTATCAAGCCGGACTTCGAGGACCGCGTCGACACCGGGGCAGAGACGAGCAGCACGCAACCAACGGATGACTAA
- a CDS encoding PTS sugar transporter subunit IIA, which yields MTDAISADDIEELIPANHISLSEPPAEKEACIESLLDLLVDSGRVEDRDRALEALLERESETTTGVGMGIGIPHAKTDAVSRPSLAFARSQEGVDFGSMDGEPATLVFMILVPEAGGEEHLNILSSLSRALMHDDVRDRLHAAADEATVQDVLREAIA from the coding sequence ATGACAGACGCAATCTCAGCGGACGATATTGAAGAACTGATTCCGGCAAACCACATCTCGCTGTCCGAACCACCAGCGGAGAAGGAGGCGTGTATCGAGTCTCTGCTAGACCTGTTGGTCGACAGTGGCAGGGTCGAGGACCGCGACCGCGCACTCGAAGCACTGCTTGAGCGTGAATCGGAGACCACCACGGGTGTCGGCATGGGAATCGGGATTCCACATGCGAAGACTGACGCTGTGAGTCGCCCGTCGCTCGCGTTCGCCCGCTCGCAAGAGGGCGTCGACTTCGGCTCCATGGACGGCGAGCCTGCGACACTCGTCTTCATGATTCTCGTCCCGGAAGCCGGCGGCGAGGAGCATCTCAATATCCTCAGCTCCCTCTCTCGAGCCCTGATGCACGACGATGTTCGGGACCGACTCCACGCGGCGGCGGACGAAGCGACCGTTCAGGACGTACTCCGGGAGGCCATCGCATGA
- a CDS encoding HPr family phosphocarrier protein, which produces MTVERTVTIVPEAGLHARPASAFVQAVNDHEAEVSAGRPDDDLVQAASMIAITSLGVGQGDDIKLVADGSDAESVLDELERILTTPEAELDTDDG; this is translated from the coding sequence ATGACGGTCGAGCGCACTGTGACGATTGTTCCAGAAGCCGGTCTGCATGCCCGGCCGGCGTCAGCGTTCGTCCAAGCCGTCAACGACCACGAGGCTGAGGTCTCAGCCGGGCGGCCGGACGATGATCTCGTCCAGGCGGCGAGTATGATCGCCATCACCAGCCTCGGCGTCGGACAGGGCGATGATATCAAACTGGTCGCCGACGGCTCGGATGCAGAATCCGTACTCGATGAGCTGGAACGAATACTGACAACGCCGGAAGCGGAACTGGACACTGACGATGGCTGA